Proteins from one Oncorhynchus tshawytscha isolate Ot180627B linkage group LG16, Otsh_v2.0, whole genome shotgun sequence genomic window:
- the LOC121839693 gene encoding uncharacterized protein LOC121839693: MLLQYGSQLTSIRITANPQHRVEEDVSTSIRITANPQHRVEEDVSSSIGITANPQHRVEEDVSSSIGITANPQHRVEEDVSSSIGITANPQHRVEEDVSSSIGITANPQHRVEEDVSSSIGITANPQHRVEEDVSSSIGITANPQHRVQEDVSTFIGITANPQHRVEEDVSTFIGITANPQHRVEEDVSTFIGITANPQHRVEEDVSTSIGITANPQHRVEEDVSTSIGITANPQHRVEEDVSTSIGITANPQHRVEEDVSTSIGITANPQHRVEEDVSTSIGITANPQHRVEEDVSTSIGITANPQHRVEEDVSTSIGITANPQHRVEEDVSTSIGITANPQHRVEEDVSS, translated from the exons ATGTTACTGCAGTAT GGATCACAGCTAACCTCTATACGGATCACAGCTAACCCTCAGCacagggtagaggaggatgtgTCAACCTCTATAAGGATCACAGCTAACCCTCAGCacagggtagaggaggatgtgTCATCCTCTATAGGGATTACAGCTAACCCTCAGCacagggtagaggaggatgtgTCATCCTCTATAGGGATTACAGCTAACCCTCAGCacagggtagaggaggatgtgTCATCCTCTATAGGGATCACAGCTAACCCTCAGCacagggtagaggaggatgtgTCATCCTCTATAGGGATCACTGCTAACCCTCAGCacagggtagaggaggatgtgTCATCCTCTATAGGGATCACAGCTAACCCTCAGCacagggtagaggaggatgtgTCATCCTCTATAGGGATTACAGCTAACCCTCAGCACAGGGTACAGGAGGATGTCTCAACCTTTATAGGGATTACAGCTAACCCTCAGCacagggtagaggaggatgtcTCAACCTTTATAGGGATTACAGCTAACCCTCAGCacagggtagaggaggatgtcTCAACCTTTATAGGGATTACAGCTAACCCTCAGCacagggtagaggaggatgtcTCAACCTCTATAGGGATTACAGCTAACCCTCAGCacagggtagaggaggatgtcTCAACCTCTATAG GGATTACAGCTAACCCTCAGCacagggtagaggaggatgtgTCAACCTCTATAGGGATCACAGCTAACCCTCAGCacagggtagaggaggatgtgTCAACCTCTATAGGGATCACAGCTAACCCTCAGCacagggtagaggaggatgtgTCAACCTCTATAGGGATCACAGCTAACCCTCAGCacagggtagaggaggatgtgTCAACCTCTATAGGGATCACAGCTAACCCTCAGCacagggtagaggaggatgtgTCAACCTCTATAGGGATTACAGCTAACCCTCAGCacagggtagaggaggatgtgTCAACCTCTATAGGGATCACAGCTAACCCTCAGCacagggtagaggaggatgtgTCAAGCTAA